One Heterodontus francisci isolate sHetFra1 chromosome 3, sHetFra1.hap1, whole genome shotgun sequence DNA window includes the following coding sequences:
- the LOC137352554 gene encoding uncharacterized protein KIAA0408-like isoform X1: MKWLSTPFLDKGRGLKTKVTFPGRRMPEMWNVVGPSAGAYGGGTASRVQDWENESKFRKKDRGRERSRSPLRNMSASAGYEDPKQMIACRTQPNKCELQYQLFRLKRKFEEVKKRYRQDKEIWVKEKEMLLREVSQIQAGENRRILLDLRSILEGVQVKVQKEEDQRAELQHQYSTDKYAWELERTELKYRIAQLEVKANKQCIERTPQETRETIGKEREEQKQLLANIHSAAMDLRKELENSERNWGREKMELLERFDNERKEWESQLNNMQRKIEQIYWDVNSRQECKLNSQRNGQKERKNTSDDWVLLNLHASSLECNESHDAKDQNCMKSARADGVGMEDVLLTDTDQGIGKSASNPLFIEELSLESLEEGGSSQNLGNTQNDKKKFSSALNAALRAIAKVSEELCSYQEEVQKKVSHRRTKSVSYLQECKETENGNTLLRNETSSDENSCVSNDISEALGPTLSEYQKCSEEQYNEKNWNHSNRDGHGISPGLSGGGSLKDVFSSRKKAPPVPPRTSSWYLASSFSTFPPDHEDAVKEDNSNYKTQNRIAEKSCNSPYVVKNFEANLQDNEQKSFIDERMFETLSAQIKYDMDPKCNKNSNHSKWSCDETKLGFRTENKYFRSTAKTFSSDKNIMLPTQEQSLGPNSNSGLRQTRPLSPKFNPSECNFSNTSSTTGVCSTSDVFVQSALDVPSTQTGTFRRTVIKTESCDPIVGGKLVELAQNETTTYPGSSFSLHSAGNVTATKQFSSKHIGSAFRPYRSPSITNTKIAGQDKHSNKFPGWIADNDKSHMLDQVDLIPNNFTSPTLSPPCTMSNFGIVQTMLRNNERPASPSFHVKKEVANGRIEQQASHSGSLHENPNKITHLVQILHRDQEKKEVRKKSGPCQCVSGQQASLPVTLPPVTMRLNSVSFSRPARPQNCRLPSRWATRSQCAPAVLNQAAQKHSRTFLFDIETSII, from the exons ATGAAGTGGCTCTCCACTCCTTTTCTGGACAAAGGACGCGGGCTAAAAACAAAAGTAACTTTCCCTGGTCGCAGAATGCCTGAGATGTGGAATGTCGTTGGACCTAGTGCAGGAGCTTATGGTGGAGGCACTGCGAGCAGAGTGCAGGACTGGGAAAATGAGTCAAAGTTCCGAAAGAAGGACAGAGGTAGGGAGAGGAGCCGGAGTCCGCTCAGAAACATGTCAGCCTCAGCTGGCTATGAGGATCCGAAACAAATGATCGCCTGCAGAACTCAGCCTAATAAATGTGAACTCCAGTATCAGCTCTTCCGGCTCAAAAGGAAATTCGAGGAAGTCAAGAAACGCTACAGACAAGACAAAGAAATTTGGGTGAAAGAAAAGGAGATGTTACTGAGGGAAGTCTCCCAGATCCAA GCTGGTGAAAACAGAAGAATTTTACTTGATCTTAGGTCCATTTTGGAAGGTGTTCAGGTTAAAGTTCAAAAGGAGGAAGATCAAAGGGCAGAACTGCAGCATCAGTATTCCACTGACAAGTATGCCTGGGAACTGGAGAGAACAGAGCTGAAATATCGTATTGCACAG CTGGAAGTAAAGGCAAACAAACAGTGCATTGAAAGAACACCCCAAGAAacaagagaaacaattggaaaagaAAGGGAAGAACAGAAGCAGTTGTTGGCAAACATTCACTCAGCAGCCATGGACCTAAGGAAAGAGCTGGAgaacagtgagagaaactggggCAGAGAGAAGATGGAGTTACTTGAACGATTTGACAATGAAAGAAAGGAATGGGAAAGTCAACTGAACAACATGCAGAGGAAGATAGAGCAG ATTTACTGGGACGTAAATTCAAGACAAGAGTGTAAATTGAATAGCCAAAGAAATgggcagaaagaaagaaaaaacacaAGCGATGATTGGGTACTGCTTAATTTACATGCCTCCAGTCTTGAATGCAATGAGTCACATGATGCAAAAGATCAAAATTGTATGAAGAGTGCACGGGCTGATGGTGTAGGGATGGAAGATGTTCTTTTAACTGATACAGATCAAGGCATCGGAAAGAGTGCAAGTAACCCATTATTTATTGAGGAATTATCACTTGAAAGTTTAGAGGAAGGTGGTAGCAGTCAAAATTTGGGAAATACACAGAATGATAAAAAGAAATTCTCCAGTGCTCTAAATGCA GCTTTACGAGCGATAGCAAAAGTAAGTGAAGAATTATGCAGTTACCAGGAGGAAGTCCAGAAAAAAGTGAGCCACAGAAG AACAAAATCTGTTTCATATCTGCAAGAATGTAAAGAGACAGAAAATGGAAATACACTTTTAAGAAATGAAACCTCCTCAGATGAGAATAGCTGTGTATCAAATGATATATCTGAAGCATTAGGTCCTACACTTTCAGAATACCAAAAATGTTCTGAAGAGCAATATAATGAGAAAAACTGGAATCACTCCAACAGGGATGGGCATGGAATTTCTCCTGGACTTTCAGGAGGAGGTAGCCTAAAAGATGTATTTTCCTCAAGGAAAAAAGCTCCACCAGTTCCACCAAGGACATCCTCTTGGTACCTTGCAAGTTCATTCTCAACATTTCCACCGGATCACGAAGATGCTGTGAAGGAAGATAACAGTAACTACAAAACACAAAATCGTATTGCAGAAAAAAGTTGCAATAGTCCTTATGTTGTGAAAAACTTTGAAGCCAACTTGCAGGATAATGAACAGAAATCTTTTATAGATGAGAGAATGTTTGAGACTTTATCAGCACAAATTAAATATGACATGGATCCTAAATGCAATAAAAACAGTAACCATAGCAagtggtcatgtgatgaaactaaACTTGGCTTCAGAACTGAAAACAAGTACTTTCGTTCAACAGCAAAAACGTTTTCTTCAGATAAGAACATAATGTTACCGACACAGGAGCAGAGCCTGGGTCCAAACTCCAACAGTGGACTTAGGCAAACAAGACCTCTATCTCCAAAATTTAATCCATCAGAGTGTAACTTTTCAAACACTTCATCAACAACAGGAGTTTGCAGTACCAGTGATGTGTTTGTGCAGTCTGCATTAGATGTACCTTCAACACAAACTGGTACCTTCAGAAGAACTGTCATAAAAACTGAAAGTTGTGATCCTATTGTAGGTGGAAAATTAGTGGAATTGGCACAGAATGAGACAACCACCTACCCAGGATCTAGCTTCTCACTTCACTCTGCTGGGAATGTCACTGCCACCAAACAATTTTCTTCAAAGCATATTGGTTCAGCTTTTAGACCTTATAGGTCACCATCCATCACTAACACAAAAATAGCAGGACAGGATAAGCATAGCAATAAATTTCCTGGTTGGATTGCTGATAATGACAAAAGCCACATGCTTGACCAGGTTGACTTGATTCCTAATAATTTTACCAGCCCAACACTGTCACCACCCTGTACTATGTCTAATTTTGGTATTGTCCAAACAATGTTGAGAAACAATGAAAGACCAGCAAGTCCTTCCTTTCACGTGAAGAAAGAGGTTGCCAATGGCAGAATAGAGCAACAAGCATCTCATTCGGGATCTTTGCATGAAAATCCAAATAAGATCACTCACCTTGTTCAAATACTTCACCGAGATCAAGAAAAAAAAGAGGTTAGGAAGAAATCAGGACCATGCCAATGTGTCTCAGGGCAGCAAGCTTCATTACCTGTG
- the LOC137352554 gene encoding uncharacterized protein KIAA0408-like isoform X2: MSASAGYEDPKQMIACRTQPNKCELQYQLFRLKRKFEEVKKRYRQDKEIWVKEKEMLLREVSQIQAGENRRILLDLRSILEGVQVKVQKEEDQRAELQHQYSTDKYAWELERTELKYRIAQLEVKANKQCIERTPQETRETIGKEREEQKQLLANIHSAAMDLRKELENSERNWGREKMELLERFDNERKEWESQLNNMQRKIEQALRAIAKVSEELCSYQEEVQKKVSHRRTKSVSYLQECKETENGNTLLRNETSSDENSCVSNDISEALGPTLSEYQKCSEEQYNEKNWNHSNRDGHGISPGLSGGGSLKDVFSSRKKAPPVPPRTSSWYLASSFSTFPPDHEDAVKEDNSNYKTQNRIAEKSCNSPYVVKNFEANLQDNEQKSFIDERMFETLSAQIKYDMDPKCNKNSNHSKWSCDETKLGFRTENKYFRSTAKTFSSDKNIMLPTQEQSLGPNSNSGLRQTRPLSPKFNPSECNFSNTSSTTGVCSTSDVFVQSALDVPSTQTGTFRRTVIKTESCDPIVGGKLVELAQNETTTYPGSSFSLHSAGNVTATKQFSSKHIGSAFRPYRSPSITNTKIAGQDKHSNKFPGWIADNDKSHMLDQVDLIPNNFTSPTLSPPCTMSNFGIVQTMLRNNERPASPSFHVKKEVANGRIEQQASHSGSLHENPNKITHLVQILHRDQEKKEVRKKSGPCQCVSGQQASLPVTLPPVTMRLNSVSFSRPARPQNCRLPSRWATRSQCAPAVLNQAAQKHSRTFLFDIETSII; encoded by the exons ATGTCAGCCTCAGCTGGCTATGAGGATCCGAAACAAATGATCGCCTGCAGAACTCAGCCTAATAAATGTGAACTCCAGTATCAGCTCTTCCGGCTCAAAAGGAAATTCGAGGAAGTCAAGAAACGCTACAGACAAGACAAAGAAATTTGGGTGAAAGAAAAGGAGATGTTACTGAGGGAAGTCTCCCAGATCCAA GCTGGTGAAAACAGAAGAATTTTACTTGATCTTAGGTCCATTTTGGAAGGTGTTCAGGTTAAAGTTCAAAAGGAGGAAGATCAAAGGGCAGAACTGCAGCATCAGTATTCCACTGACAAGTATGCCTGGGAACTGGAGAGAACAGAGCTGAAATATCGTATTGCACAG CTGGAAGTAAAGGCAAACAAACAGTGCATTGAAAGAACACCCCAAGAAacaagagaaacaattggaaaagaAAGGGAAGAACAGAAGCAGTTGTTGGCAAACATTCACTCAGCAGCCATGGACCTAAGGAAAGAGCTGGAgaacagtgagagaaactggggCAGAGAGAAGATGGAGTTACTTGAACGATTTGACAATGAAAGAAAGGAATGGGAAAGTCAACTGAACAACATGCAGAGGAAGATAGAGCAG GCTTTACGAGCGATAGCAAAAGTAAGTGAAGAATTATGCAGTTACCAGGAGGAAGTCCAGAAAAAAGTGAGCCACAGAAG AACAAAATCTGTTTCATATCTGCAAGAATGTAAAGAGACAGAAAATGGAAATACACTTTTAAGAAATGAAACCTCCTCAGATGAGAATAGCTGTGTATCAAATGATATATCTGAAGCATTAGGTCCTACACTTTCAGAATACCAAAAATGTTCTGAAGAGCAATATAATGAGAAAAACTGGAATCACTCCAACAGGGATGGGCATGGAATTTCTCCTGGACTTTCAGGAGGAGGTAGCCTAAAAGATGTATTTTCCTCAAGGAAAAAAGCTCCACCAGTTCCACCAAGGACATCCTCTTGGTACCTTGCAAGTTCATTCTCAACATTTCCACCGGATCACGAAGATGCTGTGAAGGAAGATAACAGTAACTACAAAACACAAAATCGTATTGCAGAAAAAAGTTGCAATAGTCCTTATGTTGTGAAAAACTTTGAAGCCAACTTGCAGGATAATGAACAGAAATCTTTTATAGATGAGAGAATGTTTGAGACTTTATCAGCACAAATTAAATATGACATGGATCCTAAATGCAATAAAAACAGTAACCATAGCAagtggtcatgtgatgaaactaaACTTGGCTTCAGAACTGAAAACAAGTACTTTCGTTCAACAGCAAAAACGTTTTCTTCAGATAAGAACATAATGTTACCGACACAGGAGCAGAGCCTGGGTCCAAACTCCAACAGTGGACTTAGGCAAACAAGACCTCTATCTCCAAAATTTAATCCATCAGAGTGTAACTTTTCAAACACTTCATCAACAACAGGAGTTTGCAGTACCAGTGATGTGTTTGTGCAGTCTGCATTAGATGTACCTTCAACACAAACTGGTACCTTCAGAAGAACTGTCATAAAAACTGAAAGTTGTGATCCTATTGTAGGTGGAAAATTAGTGGAATTGGCACAGAATGAGACAACCACCTACCCAGGATCTAGCTTCTCACTTCACTCTGCTGGGAATGTCACTGCCACCAAACAATTTTCTTCAAAGCATATTGGTTCAGCTTTTAGACCTTATAGGTCACCATCCATCACTAACACAAAAATAGCAGGACAGGATAAGCATAGCAATAAATTTCCTGGTTGGATTGCTGATAATGACAAAAGCCACATGCTTGACCAGGTTGACTTGATTCCTAATAATTTTACCAGCCCAACACTGTCACCACCCTGTACTATGTCTAATTTTGGTATTGTCCAAACAATGTTGAGAAACAATGAAAGACCAGCAAGTCCTTCCTTTCACGTGAAGAAAGAGGTTGCCAATGGCAGAATAGAGCAACAAGCATCTCATTCGGGATCTTTGCATGAAAATCCAAATAAGATCACTCACCTTGTTCAAATACTTCACCGAGATCAAGAAAAAAAAGAGGTTAGGAAGAAATCAGGACCATGCCAATGTGTCTCAGGGCAGCAAGCTTCATTACCTGTG